Genomic DNA from Shouchella patagoniensis:
GATTTATCATATGGAAAATCAAGAGTTGAATCGCTATGTCGGTGACTATGACCATTTCCTTGACGTGCATGAAATGAAAAAGCAACAACTAGAAGCCGCTTATAAGCGCCAACAACAAGAGATGTCCCAACTAAAAGATTTTGTGGCCCGCAACAAAGCACGTGTTTCCACACGGAACATGGCGATGTCGAGACAGAAGAAGTTAGACAAGATGGATGTCATTGAACTGGCAAAAGACAAACCAAAGCCGGAATTTAACTTCAAAGAAGCAAGAACGACTAGTAAGTTGATTTTTGAAACCAATGAGTTGGTGATTGGATACGATGAGCCATTATCAAAACCACTAAATTTACGGATGGAACGGGGCCAAAAAATTGCTTTAGTTGGAGCTAACGGAATAGGGAAAACAACCCTTCTGAAAAGCCTGCTTGGCATAAATAAGCCCATCTCCGGTACAGTGGAACGTGGCGATTACCAGGAAATTGGCTACTTTGAACAAGAAGTAAAGGACTCTACGAATACGTGTATTGAAGAAATCTGGCAAGAATTTTCTTGGCTTGGACAAGGGGAAGTGCGCTCAGCTCTTGCAAAATGTGGCTTAACGACCAAGCATATTGAAAGCAAGATTGTTGTGTTAAGTGGGGGAGAAAAAGCAAAAGTACGCTTATGTAAATTAATCAATCGCTCATCAAACATCCTAGTGCTTGATGAGCCAACAAACCACTTAGACGTTGATGCGAAAGCCGAGCTAAAGCGTGCCTTAAAGGCATATAAAGGCAGCATCTTGCTTATTTCCCATGAACCCGAGTTTTACCAAGACATCGTAACGGAAACATGGAATTGTGAAAACTGGACAACAAAGCTTGTTTAATAAGAAAATGGATAAACGAAAAGAGCCACACATTGATAACCCGATGTGTGGCCTTTTTTGTCGTTATTCTTGAATGAAATCAACATACGCATCATCATTTCCAAGCAAAGCGGATAACCTAGTTAACTGATGAGTTAGCGTATCTAATACATCAATGCCCAACCAATCCCCAGGTAAGAACTCTGGTGGCAACATAGGGTCTGAATGTAATAATTCGTCTTTCATGTCTTTTAAACGTAAGTAATGGTATCGCTTTTTTTACAGAGCTTTTTGATTCATTTAACAAATATCGAATACTGTTAGTTGTTTACGTACAACCTATGCGATAAGCTTTAATAAGCAATATGTGTAAGGATTGTCTTGTATGTATTGACAGTCAAGAAGAGTGTGAGGAAAAAAGGAGAGAAACAACAATGACAACTTTTTATCAAGCAATTGAAAACCGACGTTCTTATTACGCAGTGAGTAAAGAAGAAGTGGTTTCATCTGAACGCATTCAGGAAATCGTTGAGCATGCTGTAAAATATGTTCCTTCTGCTTTTAATTCGCAATCAGCACGTGTATTGGTTCTTTTCGCGAATGAACATGATGCTTTTTGGGACAACACAACGGCTCTATTAAAGGATATTGTGGGAGACGGCGATTTTTCAGGAACGCAAGCAAAAATGGATGGCTTTAAAGCTGGTTCTGGGACTGTCTTGTTTTTTGAAGATCAAACAGTTGTTGAAGACTTACAAGAATCGTTTGCGCTTTATGCCGACAACTTCCCAGTTTGGTCCGAACAATCTTCTGGCATGCTTCAATTTGCCATTTGGACGGCTCTTGAATTGGAAGGTCTAGGTGCTTCGTTGCAACACTACAACCCAATTGTAGACGAAATGGTGGCAAGTAAATGGGATATTCCTAAATCGTGGAAGCTTCGTGCCCAAATGCCATTTGGCAAACCAGCTCAAGACGTTGGTGAGAAAGAATTTAAACCATTAGAAGACCGCGTAAAGATTGCCAAATAAAGAATAGATATGTAAAAAAAGAGCCATTGGCTCTTTTTTTGTATGCTTAAGTCTATAAAATTTGGATGGTTTAATTATGATAGAAAGTACAAACTAATGATTTTGCAAAAATTTAACCAAGAAGCGTTCGCCGTCAATGAAACGATATATCAAGATTCTTATCCATTTACTATTGATGCTAGAACAACAGAAGACCTTGAACTTTCCATTGAAGTGCTTAAGGAAACAAAACAAGTATCCATGAAAGTAGGTTCACAACTACAGAGGACACATGTTATTATCTTTGTTATCTCCGCAATTCTATTTTTCATAACGGGACTCCGTATCTCGCTTAAGGAATTAAATAACCAGAGTCAAGGTCTTAACCTTGGCTATTTTTAAATGCATTGAGGCCCCTAATGGGTTGTAAACATACAAAATCGTTCTAGAATGCGGCTTGAATAAGCTCACAGATTCCTTTTAATTACATATTATAAAAGGCGCTCATTTTTTAGTGGAAGGAGGGAATTTTGTGAGTAAGTGTAGTAAATGCGCAAATAAAATTTGCCGATGTGCTAATATTCAGCATTTTGAACGACCTTCTCGTTTGGTATGTCCAAATTGTCCAACTGGGGCTACGGGTCCTACGGGTGCCACTGGTCCCTCTGGTGGAATTCCTGGTGGGACGGGAGCCACCGGAGCCACCGGAGCCACCGGAGCCACCGGAGCCACCGGAGTAACGGGAGATACAGGAGCAACGGGAGTAACAGGAGAAATAGGAGCCACCGGAGCCACAGGAGTAACCGGAGCAACCGGAGAAATAGGAGCAACGGGAGATACAGGAGCAACCGGGGCAACAGGAGAAATAGGAGCCACCGGAGTAACGGGAGCAACCGGGGCAACAGGAGAAATAGGAGCCACCGGAGTAACGGGAGCAACTGGAGCAACCGGGGCAACAGGAGAAATAGGAGTCACCGGAGTAACGGGAGCAACTGGAGCAACAGGAGAAATAGGAGCCACCGGAGTAACGGGAGATACAGGAGTAACAGGAGTAACAGGAGCAACCGGGGCAACAGGAGAAATAGGAGCCACGGGAGTAACGGGAACAACTGGAGCGACTGGAGCGACTGGAGATATAGGAGCAACAGGAGCAACCGGAGCAACCGGGGCAACAGGAGAAATAGGAGCAACAGGAGCAACCGGGGCAACGGGAGAAATAGGAGCCACCGGGGCAACAGGAGAAATAGGAGCAACGGGAGCAACAGGAGAAATAGGAGCCACCGGAGCCACGGGAGTAACAGGAGATACAGGAGTTACCGGGGCAACAGGAGCAACAGGAGCAACGGGAGCAACAGGAGAAATAGGAGCCACCGGGGCAACAGGAGAAATAGGAGCCACCGGAGTAACGGGAGATACAGGAGTAACAGGAGCAACCGGGGCAACAGGAGTTACAGGAACAGGTTTGGCTGAGTATGGGTATATTTATAATCTGAGTGCTCAGACAGTCGCTATCGAAGCGGATGTAATCTTCGATACAAATGGTATTCTTACACCAGGGATCACTCATACACCAGGTACAACTCAAATTGTCATAACTACCCCAGGCGACTATGAGATATCCTTTTCTGTATCAGGAGTTGAACCGAACCAATTTGCATTATTTTTAAATGGCGCTGAAATCCCAGGAACTGTGTATGGGTCTGGAGCAGGAACACAACAAAACAATGGAGAAGTTATAGCAACCATTTCAGCAGGAGACGTTCTTACCCTTAGAAACCACACTTCGGCAGCGGCAGTCACACTACAAACTTTAGCTGGTGGTACACAAACAAACGTAAACGCATCTGTAACGCTCAAAAAACTGGATTAATTAACAGGACTTAGCGGTTAGCTAACTTATTAAGATAACGAATGGTAACGTTTTTTAATTCTATTTTTTTATGAGTGTTGATCTATTTTGTGCGTTTTATTATTTGTCGGACCCTAACCACAGATTGTTCAATATCTATGACAAGGGGAATACGACAGATACACTCAATGGTGATGTTTCCATTTATACAAAAACATCTAACACTAATGCACCCCAAATTGGTAGACGCAACTAGCAATTGGAGGTGCATTTTTTAAAACCGAGGATGAGTTGGATTCCTTTTAATGCAGATAGAACATTTTTATCGTGATATAGCTTCTTTTAACAGAATTAGATAGGATACATAGGAAATCCCCCTTCTTTTTGAGTAATCGCACCAAAAAAAAGAGGGATTTACAGTAGTGCCAACAAATTACGATTTGTCATTTGTAGAATTGGCTCAATGTGCGTGCTTAGTCCATACGTATACTTGGGTGTTGAACCTGTCATTAGTGTTTTCTTCACCAAATCTTCTGCATGAAGTTCGCTGAGTCGTGTTGAGAGAATACGCGGCGTTGCCGTTTGCAACAATTGACGTATAGCATTAAATTCATTGTAGTGAAAGTGGAGGGCGATTAACACTGGCCAATTCCACGCTTTCGCAGCAAGGAACCCATGGCTCATCTGATGTTCAGAATGTGAGATGACAAGGGCAGCTTCTTTCATGAAGCGTCCTTTCTCGGTAAGTTGGTATTCAGGAAGCAATGGATGGTTTCGCTCAAAAGGAGATAAGTGGTGAACAAGCCCTGATTCTGTCATCATTTTTAAATTGCTGCTGAGCCTAGAGGGCGCGATCTGCAAGTTGTTTTTTAACGGGGTGAATCTGCCCCCAGATTCATCTAATGACAGTAGTATGGGAATGGTCCATCTTCCAGAGAGTTCTTTCGTGATGTGAACGATTTGAGCGACTTGTTCCATTACGACACCATAAGTGTTTGGGATAATTCCAGATTATGTCCGTCTGGATCTTTAAACGAAATCAGCTTCACATAACCAGGAATCGTAGAAACGTCTCCGTTAAATGTAATTCCCTTTCTCTTTAGTTCTTTGACGGCATCCTCTATGTCCTCTACTTCGAAAACTGCCGCTGCTGTGGAAGAAACGATTTCTTCGGCTTCAGAGAATCCAATAAAGCAATCTTTTGTATTGGTATGGACACTTGCCATACCACTTTCTTTGTCATAGGAGTCTAAATTAAAACCTAACTGCTCCGTATAAAACTTCAATGTGCGCTCGATATTACTGACACTGTACCACAATGTAAATCCAGGTTTGTACAAACAGAAACACCCCTTTAAATTAATTATTTGATACCGAAATTATACCGAGTATATAATAGAGAGTCAATAATTGATTTTTCAAATAATGAGGAAGATGATTAGGAAAGGATAGAGAATGTTGAATCGTTTAATTTACCCTTTAAATGTAAAGCTACCCATTAGGAGAAGTTAACAAGGGTAGCTTCATTCATCACTTATGAGGTTGAAGGGAGGGTTAAGTTAGGGTGTTGTCATTGAATTGAGCAGAGAAACGCTCTTCGATATAGTTTTTTGCCCATTTGCACCAATTCAAGTACATCTCGGAATAACGGATTCCATATTCAACCGTAAAAATTGTTCCGATATGTTGTTTTGTATCGCTTTGTTTAAACTGGTCTTTCCAATGGGTTGTCATCTGTAAAATGGTTTCTTCTCGCTCGATTACCTCAGTTAACAATTGCGTGATCTCTTTAATCGTTAAGACGTGAAAGGCAGACGTTTTAATTAAAAATTCATCTTTAATTTTTGCGGGTTTTAAAGGTTGTCCAATGACCCAATCAACAAGTTCTTTTCTTCCATTATCCGTTAGTGTATAAATTTTTTTATTTGGTGAAGTATCTTGAATGATTAATTCATGTTGAATCAAGTCTTCATTTTCCATTTTATGCAACTCTGTATAGACTTGGCTATGAGTCGAATTCCAGAAATAAATCATTTGTTCTTTAAAAATCCGAACAACATCATATCCCGTTACTGGTTTTTTGGAAATGATGCCTAATAAAGCGTAGCGTAAGCTCATAAAAAACCACTCAATCCTTTGAAATTTGTCCATATGTTGAAATTATAGCACATCATCTTGACGTTACGAACGATAGGTGAGTTAATATAACTATAATAACATATGTTGATTTAGACATATGAAAAGGGGGAGGACAATGTATGACATTCTTTATCAAGTTCATATAGGGACTTGGGCACTATTACTGATTATTATTGTTTTAACGCTATTTTTCAAGAAAATGATCTTAAACATCATCTTTCGTATCATATCGGTCGTTATGCTCGGTTCAGGAATTGGTTTAGCGGTTTATTTATCGTTTCCGTTTGTTTTCATATTGAAATTAGTTATCGCTATTTTATTAATTGGTACAACGGAAATGATGATTAAAAAAGAAAATCCTAGAAAAGCGATTGTTCATCAAATACTAATAGGAGTTATGTTCCTTATCCTTTGTTTAATTGGATTTGGGGTCATTCGGTTTTAATTTATGATAAAAAAGATAGTTAATAAAAAAACGCTGCTTATCCTCGGCTGTATTGTTTTGATCTGTTTATTGTCCTTTTTTGTTTGGACACAATTTACCTATAAGCTAATTGACGATCCAACGATTGTATTGGATGAAGAGGTTCAATTGGAGAACGATTGGCTCGTCTACACGGTTGATGATGCGACAACAGGACTGATTTTGTATCCAGGGGCAAAAGTGTTACCAGAGGCGTATGCCTATTTGGCGCAAGAAGTTTCAAAACAAGGGATCTCCGTTGCGATTCCGACTGTTACATTGAATTTACCAATCGTTGATCAATCGAAGGCAGCTGAATTCATAGAACGCAATGACGAAATGGAATGGTTCATCGGTGGACATTCAATGGGGGGAGCGGCAGCAGCGATGTATGCCGATCAACATTTGGATAAAGTGAATGGACTCATTTTGCTAGGGGCCTATGCGGCAGACAATGATGATCTAAAAAACTCCGATCTACCTGTGCTATCCATAAGTGGGTCAGAAGATGGATTAAGTACTCCTGAAAAAGTCGAAAACATGAGCGATTATTTGCCTAACACAACCGAATTCGTTGAAATTGACGGTGGGAATCATGCGTATTTCGGTGTTTATGGAAGTCAATCAGGGGACAATGAGGCTGAAATCACAGTGGGTGAACAACAATCGATTATCGTAAAAACCATGGTTGACTGGATAAAACAACATCAAACAGGCAGTGAAAAACCATGAGGAAATTAAGGATTTTTTCGATTGTCACTACAGTTGTGGTATTGTTTGTTCTCTTACAAGGATCAATTGTCACGAAGACTGGTTCTGGGCAAGGGTGTGGGACGACCTGGCCTCTCTGCTTTGGAGATGTCATCCCGCTAAACCCTACACTAGAAACAATCATTGAATTTACACATCGTCTTATTTCCAGTGTTGCAGGAATGATGGTGTTGATCTTATCATTTTGGTCTTGGCGTAAACTAAAGGATATAAAAGAAATCAAATTTTTTGCGATTTTAGCTACAGCGGCCATTATCATTCAAGGCTTAATGGGGGCTGGTCAAGTCGTTTATGGTCAACCTCCGTTAATTATGGCCCTTCATTTTGGTTTTTCAGCTATTTCACTTGCGGCTGTTTTTACGATCACGCTTTTCACATTTGAAAAAAAAGAAAGACCTTTAAAAGCGACCGTCGGGAAAGCCTTTTATCGATTCATTGTCGCGATAACAATTTATGCCTATGCGGTTATTTATACTGGAGCATTTGTAAAACATATGGGAGCCGCGACAGTTTGTACAGGCTTTCCAATGTGCAATGGAGAACTTGTTTTGTTTAGCGAAGGAATGATTGTATTTGCCCAGATGTTCCACCGATTATCAGGCATGCTTTTAGCACTTCTCATTGTCGTATTATTCATATGGATTGTTAAAATGTATAGAAGTCAGCGGTTTTTGTGGTGGATCGGATGGTTTTGCTTGTCACTCGTGGTGATTCAATTTTTGAGTGGCATCAGTATGGTTTTAACGTATAATCAACATTTAACAATTGGCATCATTCACGCATTAACGATCTCGATTCTTTTCTCCGTGTTAACTTACACCATTGTTGTGACGAGAAGAAAATAGAAACGAAGTAGGAGCATGACTTCTAGAGTATGTAAGAAAACCGATGTTCTTTAGAACACCGGTTTTTCTTACATTTCACTTTCGTTTTACCACATCGGTTCGCTTGGTAAGGGTACGAACTATTGATCGTTTGTGCCTAATGTCATTCCACCATCTACAACAATTTCAGCCCCTGTACAGTAAGAACTTTCGTCAGATGCGAGAAAGGCAGCAGCTCTAGCAATATCAATCGGTTGTCCGACTCTCCCTAATGGGATGGACTGGTAAAAGGAGTGAGATGTGCGATCATCCTCCAACATTTGCGTTTCAATGCCGCCTGGATGAATCATATTAACCCGGATTCCTTTTGGTCCTAACTCAATTTCGGCTGATTTAGAAAGCGCGACAACTGCGGCTTTTGTTGACGCATACGCGGAGGAATACCGTATCGGCGCAAAAGAAGAGACTGACACATTGTTAATAATGGAGCCTTTTTGTTGCTTTTCCATTTGTGGAACAACCGCTTTTATTCCTTGAAAAACATTAAGTTGATTCACATTTATTTGTTGTTGATACTCTTCGATCGTCGTATCCATTAACGAATTGCGAATCAACACGCCAGCGTTGTTCATTAATACATCCAATTGATTGTATTTCGCTACAAGCGATTGTACGGCTAGTTCCCACTCTCTTTCTTGCGTTACATCTAGCTTTACTGGTAGCGCATGATCCTCTCCGATTTCTAACGCCACTTGTTTAGCTTCTTCCAAGCTTCGTGCTCCGATTGCGATTTTCGCTCCAAGATGCGAGGTGTTTGGCAATTCCTTTTCCTTGGCCACGATTGGCTCCTGTAATTAAAATAACGTGATTCGTTAAGTCAGGCATAATGACTCCTTTGTTTTTGTCTCATTTGTGTTAAATTGGCAATAAAATCATACGTGTTTTTAATAAGTAGATGTCTCTAATTACACATAAAAGTACTCTTACTTATACATCATAACGGAAAACATACGTAGAGGAGTGACTGAATGAATCAGGCAGTTTTTTTAGATCGTGATGGTGTGATAAATGAAGTACAAACAAAACGAGTAACGTTTGTGAACAAACCTTCTGATCTTTATTTACTTGATGGTGTGAAAGAAGCGGTTCGGCTTATGAACGCTGCCGGATTTTTAGTCTTTATCGTCACAAATCAAGGCGGAGTTGGACTTGGTTACATGAAGGAGAGCATGTTGGTATCGATTCACAAGAAGATGGTCGAACAGTTCGCCTCAAGTGGCGCAACCATTGATGGGGTTGCGTATTGCCCTCATAAACCACACGAAGGGTGTCCTTGTCGAAAACCGGAAGCACAGATGATCCAAGAATTAGCCGAGAAACATGGCATTGACTTACGTACAAGCATCATGGTTGGAGACCGTGAGCCGGACATACAAGCAGGAAAGAAGGCAGGTTGTCAAACCGTGCTAGTAAACGCCCGAGGTGAGGACGATTTTGGGGCAGACGCAGTCTTTTCAACCTTACTTGAAGCCGTTCCGTGGATTTTAAAAAAACGTAAGTGAGAAATTGTAGTGAAAATGCGTGGAAAACAGGTAGGATGCATAATGAGATGGCTGATCATACACACTATAAATAAAAAAAGTAAGGAGCTATTATGATATACGATATGTCTTATGGCGAGGATTATAAGTCTCTCCCATTGTCTTCCATTGGTGATGGAGTGACAATCCGAATAAGCCAGGATGTTTTCTCTTATACAAACAAGTTTGTCAACGTTGTCTTTATTGGAGATCCGAAACAAAGTGAGTACATTGTTATTGACGCAGGTGTACCAGGAGGATCAACTGATATTGTCCAGGCAGCAGAAGCGATTTACGGACATAAAAATCCGAAAGCAATCGTCTTAACACATGGCCATTTTGATCATGTTGGGTCCATCATTGAATTGATTGATCGCTGGCAAGTCGACGTTTATGCACATTCATTCGAAATTCCCTATCTTATTGGAGAAAAAGATTATCCACAACCAGATCCATCCGTAGAGGGTGGATTGCTAGCAAAGATTTCTTCGCTCTTTCCGAATGAATCCATACAAATTCAAGGTCATGTTTTTCCATTAAATGAGGATGGAACCATTCCGTTTGTTCATGATTTTAAATGGATTCATACGCCTGGCCATTCACCTGGTCATATTTCGCTTTTTCGTGAGCGGGATAAATGTTTAATTGTCGGGGATGCGTTTACTACAGTTAGGCAAGACAAACTATATGATACGCTTATTCAGAAAGAAGAAATAAGTGGGCCGCCAAGGTATTTTACAACGGATTGGGACCAAGCACTTCGATCCATCATTGAGCTGCAAAAACTCGATCCAGACGTGGCAATAACCGGACATGGGGTACCCATCTCCGGTGAATATTTGAAGAAAAACCTAGACAAATTAGTGGAGAATTTTAATGAAGTATATAAACCTGACTATGGCAAATTTATAAATGAGTAACAGGTAGAAAAAAGTAGACATTCGTCTGCTTTTTTGTTTGCAGAGAGATGAGTGCTACGGCTAAATAACATGTTTTTGTATGATCGTTAGGGTGTGCGATAATAAAGAGAAAAGAGGTGCCGCGCATGAACGGTGTTGTTACGACAGACCTTATCTTTATGCAAGTTCAAGAAGAAGAGTTAATGCAAGAAGAAATTAGGACGATTGATCGGTATATAGTAAAAAGCGATTAAACTATTTAATCGCTTTTTTTTTTATGTTTATTTTTTGCTTAAGTGATTACGAGTTTACGAGCATATCCCTAAATGTATACATAAAGGATTCAATCGGACCAAAAAAGTAAGTACCATTGTCGTGTGTGAGTGAAAAGACAATTAATACTGTCGAACACATAGTGCTAAGTAAGGCAAGAGGCTTGCTTGTAGAAATGATACCCTCTGTTCTTTTTTATTTGATGGTTTTTATTCATAAATTAGCGATGTTAAAGAGTAGGTAAACAGCACCGCTAAAACTAACGGGTTATAAGGGGCAGCGTCAGGAAAATGCGGATTTACAACGCTAAGCGCATTTTCCTGACGCTGCCCCTTTCCTGACTTTGCATCCCGATAAATAATCTCGCAGCCGTATTCTTCTAACTCTTTAATCTGACGAGCAATATTTTGACCCTCTGTACTTACTCTGGCGTAACCTATGTATGCCATTATCGTTCCTCGTTTCAAATGTCGAATTAATGAACAACCCTAAATGAACATTTTAACCCTATATAAAATGCAACATTTTATGTGTACTCTTAGGATATACTTAAAATGAACAAACGTAAACCTCTTTATATGTCATAAAGAGGTTTATAATATATTTATTCAAAAAATCAGTATATCAATTTTGTTACTTTTGATTGTTATGTAAAAAACAAACGGCTGCAAAGAAAATCGGAGGAAAAGCTATATTATCAGTTTGAATCTCTATTTCAAACATAGGTTTTGCAAAATTTAAATTCCTCTTCCCTTTAGCTATTAGTTCACGCTCACCGGTATTTTTAAATATCTTTACTTCCCTTAAAGATGTCAATTCAGTCTTAACTTCAAATTCTCCTTGATTCGATTTAATTAGTAACATTCTACCTACAGGTTTCTCTTTTACTTCTCCAATTTCAGAACCATTCTCTTTTATCACCCACTCTGTGTTAGTCACAAAAGCCTTTACCTGATTTCTTAATATAAATTCATAATTCTTCTCTTCAGAGCTTGCCTTAACATTAGAAACAAAAGTAGATGATACGTGCCGCCCTATTTCCTCCAAAATCTTATTATTGTTAAATCGATTTAATGTACCGATGGATTCATCGTCTTGATTATTGACCCTTATTTCCTCAATGTTTGCATTATATTTGGGAAGCTCAAAGTTAATTTGCATGGCAATCCCTCCTGTTTTTATTCAATGATGTTAATGAAAAGGCTATTTTTGAATTGAATTCTAAATACTATGGAAAAGGACAATGAAATCCATATTTCATTGTCCTTTTAGTAAGATAGGCTTTCATCACAATCTGTTTATTATTTTTTGATATTTTATTAATACGATGAAATCACATTTTTTTAGGTTATCTAGATTCAATTAAACCATTGTATTATGTGTAGGAAAAGAATCACTACCACCATACTGAGAAACTGTTTTTGCACTGATTTCGGATGCAAAAATAGCGGCCTCTTCATAGCTCTTTCCTTCATTAAGAGAAAAGACCAATGCTCCAATATATGAATCACCTGCGCCAGTTGCATCAACGGCTGTTACTTTTTTGGCTGGAACATGAATAACGGAGGTTCCTTGCGCTACAATTGCGCCTTTTTCTCCTAGTGTTAAAATGACTGCCTTTTGAACACGTTTCAGTAAGTTTGAAGCCGCTACTTTTGCTTCATCAATTGAATCTACAGAGGCATTCTCCATATAAGCCGCTTCCGTTTCATTTACAACAAGAATGTCTACCTTCTTTAAGGAATCTTCTTTTATGGATCGTGCGGGTGCATTGTTTAATACAATTTGACAGTTGGATGACTCGGCAATATCTATCACATATTCTACAACATGATCAGGAACTTCTTGTTGAAGCAATAGAAATTCGCAGTTTTGAATAAAGTTCTTTTGTTCATCAATGTCTGACTCGGTGAGTAAATGGTTAGCTCCCTTAAGTAAGGTACTATAATAATCTCCGTCTGGTAGAAGGTGAACAACGCCTAGCCCGGTCGTTCCTTGTCGTTTGACACCCTCATCATTAATTCCTACTGCTCTTAATGTTCCAAGAAGCGCCTCTCCAAATCGGTCTTCGCCAACTTTTCCTATCATGGCTGTAGATAAGCCTAATTTGGCACATTGTACAGCTTGGTTGGCGCCTTTTCCTCCTGGACCTTGAATTAAATCATCTGCTGTATATGTTTCACCCTTGTAAGGCAGACGATCTTGTTTTAAGACTAAATCATAATTTAAACTACCCACGACAACTACTTGTGGAAATTCCATACGTACCCTCCATTAGCGATAATCCTTAACCGATTCACTGGTGACCATTAGTTTTTGATACGAGGCACCTGAGTTATTTAAGGCAAGGCTTGTATAAAGTGCATCTAGAATACTAAGTTGCACAATTCGTGCTGCTGCGTTTTCTCCGGTTATAGGTGTATTCTTCGCCGTGGAAACAAGATTAACGCTTGCAAATTCAGTGATTGGACTATTCATATAATTAGTCAAACTGATTGTATGAGCCCCTCTGGACGTAGCTATCTCCATAATCCGAAGAATATTTTTGGTTCTTCCTGAATGTGAAATACCTAAAACAATATCGCCACTATTAATTAAAGAGGTGAACATCAATTGCATATGAGTGTCCTTGTACACGTGCGCGAATATCCCGATCTTTAACAATTTATGTTGAAAGTCTTCACATAAGATACCTGAACCACCACTACCAACCAGAATAATCTTTTGATTCGGTTGCTTATTTCGGAAAATCGTAGCAGCTTGGTCAAATGCTGTGTGGTCTACAATTCCAAGTGTATCTTGAATGGCTAAGATGGCATTAAGCATGACTTTCTCTAGAATCACTTCATTTGAATCCTCGGAATCAAAATCGGCATTAATATCTTCATCTTCACCAGAGTAATCATCGTTAGCAAGATAAGACTGTATAGCTTTTTTTAATTGCAGAAAGCCTTGACATTTTAATTTCTTACATACCTTTGTAATGGTTGCTTCACTGACCTGAAGATGAGAAGCGACCTCTCCGATTGTACTTTGCGCCAATTCTTGATAGTTGTTACTAATAAAATGAGTGACCCTTCTTTCTTTTTTTCCTAAAGAAGGCGAGATGCTTCTTGCAAATAAAATTAGCTCTTTACCTGAAGCGTTTACATTCATATGTGCGAGAGTCCTTTCGATTTACGATGTTGTGGACATCATAGCACGTATTAGAAAAAAGGAAAAGTGTATTTTATTTCTAAATATACAAAAGTAAAATATTGAGTGTTATTACAAGGGCAATAAAATATTTTCGGTATCTTTTT
This window encodes:
- a CDS encoding collagen-like protein — translated: MSKCSKCANKICRCANIQHFERPSRLVCPNCPTGATGPTGATGPSGGIPGGTGATGATGATGATGATGVTGDTGATGVTGEIGATGATGVTGATGEIGATGDTGATGATGEIGATGVTGATGATGEIGATGVTGATGATGATGEIGVTGVTGATGATGEIGATGVTGDTGVTGVTGATGATGEIGATGVTGTTGATGATGDIGATGATGATGATGEIGATGATGATGEIGATGATGEIGATGATGEIGATGATGVTGDTGVTGATGATGATGATGEIGATGATGEIGATGVTGDTGVTGATGATGVTGTGLAEYGYIYNLSAQTVAIEADVIFDTNGILTPGITHTPGTTQIVITTPGDYEISFSVSGVEPNQFALFLNGAEIPGTVYGSGAGTQQNNGEVIATISAGDVLTLRNHTSAAAVTLQTLAGGTQTNVNASVTLKKLD
- a CDS encoding PadR family transcriptional regulator gives rise to the protein MSLRYALLGIISKKPVTGYDVVRIFKEQMIYFWNSTHSQVYTELHKMENEDLIQHELIIQDTSPNKKIYTLTDNGRKELVDWVIGQPLKPAKIKDEFLIKTSAFHVLTIKEITQLLTEVIEREETILQMTTHWKDQFKQSDTKQHIGTIFTVEYGIRYSEMYLNWCKWAKNYIEERFSAQFNDNTLT
- a CDS encoding nitroreductase family protein, giving the protein MTTFYQAIENRRSYYAVSKEEVVSSERIQEIVEHAVKYVPSAFNSQSARVLVLFANEHDAFWDNTTALLKDIVGDGDFSGTQAKMDGFKAGSGTVLFFEDQTVVEDLQESFALYADNFPVWSEQSSGMLQFAIWTALELEGLGASLQHYNPIVDEMVASKWDIPKSWKLRAQMPFGKPAQDVGEKEFKPLEDRVKIAK
- a CDS encoding VOC family protein, with amino-acid sequence MYKPGFTLWYSVSNIERTLKFYTEQLGFNLDSYDKESGMASVHTNTKDCFIGFSEAEEIVSSTAAAVFEVEDIEDAVKELKRKGITFNGDVSTIPGYVKLISFKDPDGHNLELSQTLMVS
- a CDS encoding ABC-F family ATP-binding cassette domain-containing protein, with protein sequence MSVLTVKNLSHGFGDRAIFQDVSFRLLKGEHIGLIGANGEGKSTFMNIITGKLMPDEGKVEWSKKVRVGYLDQHTVLERGMTMRDVLKGAFQYLYDMETEMNQMYDKMGDVTPEELEKLLEEVGVLQDILTNNDFYTIDAKVEEIARGLGLDDVGLEKDVEDLSGGQRTKVLLAKLLLEKPDILLLDEPTNYLDEQHIEWLKRYLQEYENAFVLISHDIPFLNSVINLIYHMENQELNRYVGDYDHFLDVHEMKKQQLEAAYKRQQQEMSQLKDFVARNKARVSTRNMAMSRQKKLDKMDVIELAKDKPKPEFNFKEARTTSKLIFETNELVIGYDEPLSKPLNLRMERGQKIALVGANGIGKTTLLKSLLGINKPISGTVERGDYQEIGYFEQEVKDSTNTCIEEIWQEFSWLGQGEVRSALAKCGLTTKHIESKIVVLSGGEKAKVRLCKLINRSSNILVLDEPTNHLDVDAKAELKRALKAYKGSILLISHEPEFYQDIVTETWNCENWTTKLV
- a CDS encoding winged helix-turn-helix transcriptional regulator, which translates into the protein MEQVAQIVHITKELSGRWTIPILLSLDESGGRFTPLKNNLQIAPSRLSSNLKMMTESGLVHHLSPFERNHPLLPEYQLTEKGRFMKEAALVISHSEHQMSHGFLAAKAWNWPVLIALHFHYNEFNAIRQLLQTATPRILSTRLSELHAEDLVKKTLMTGSTPKYTYGLSTHIEPILQMTNRNLLALL
- a CDS encoding DUF1516 family protein, which produces MYDILYQVHIGTWALLLIIIVLTLFFKKMILNIIFRIISVVMLGSGIGLAVYLSFPFVFILKLVIAILLIGTTEMMIKKENPRKAIVHQILIGVMFLILCLIGFGVIRF